One Thermoflexus hugenholtzii JAD2 DNA window includes the following coding sequences:
- a CDS encoding aspartate kinase, giving the protein MRVMKFGGTSVGDAARLRHVADLIAGQRAAHPQLVVVVSAMAGVTDALIRMSQQAREGNPEWRQTLADLRERHREAVDELELPEEEARALCEELEQGFGRAEQLAQAVAALRELSPSIADLLAGMGERWSARMLAAVLRARGIPARAVDADAFLITDDHFGEASPNLEETRARARAALLPLVEAGVVPVVTGFIGATPEGRPTTLGRGGSDFSATILGYALDAESVWIWTDVNGVMSADPKIVPEARTIPELSYIEAAEMAYFGAKVLHPRTLLPCIDRRIPVRILNTFHPQHPGTWIVPEPRGNGQVKAVTLIKNMSLITVEGRGMLGVPGVAARAFAAVAELGVSILMISQSSSEQNICFVIPSPAAARVVRALRSAFEREMARRDIEDIWAMDRVAIIAVVGAGLRATPGIAARVFSALGAGRINVLSIAQGSSEYNLSLVVAESDAEEAVRRIHAAFYT; this is encoded by the coding sequence ATGCGGGTGATGAAGTTCGGTGGGACTTCGGTGGGCGATGCGGCGCGCCTGCGCCACGTGGCCGACCTGATCGCGGGCCAACGGGCCGCTCACCCCCAGCTGGTCGTGGTGGTCTCCGCCATGGCCGGGGTAACCGACGCCCTCATCCGGATGAGCCAGCAGGCTCGGGAAGGGAACCCGGAGTGGAGGCAGACCCTGGCGGACCTCCGGGAGCGCCATCGGGAGGCTGTGGATGAGCTGGAGTTGCCGGAGGAGGAAGCCCGGGCCCTCTGCGAGGAGCTGGAACAGGGGTTCGGCCGGGCGGAGCAGCTGGCGCAGGCGGTGGCGGCCCTCCGGGAGCTTTCCCCCTCTATCGCCGATTTGCTGGCGGGGATGGGGGAGCGCTGGAGCGCCCGCATGCTGGCGGCGGTCCTGCGGGCCCGGGGCATCCCCGCCCGCGCAGTGGACGCGGATGCCTTCTTGATCACCGACGATCATTTCGGGGAAGCCTCCCCCAACCTGGAAGAGACGCGAGCCCGCGCGCGAGCGGCCCTCCTCCCTCTGGTGGAGGCCGGGGTCGTCCCGGTGGTGACCGGCTTCATCGGCGCCACCCCGGAGGGCCGCCCCACCACCCTGGGCCGCGGCGGCTCCGACTTCTCCGCAACGATCCTGGGCTACGCCCTGGACGCGGAATCCGTGTGGATCTGGACGGATGTGAATGGGGTGATGAGCGCGGACCCCAAGATCGTCCCTGAGGCCCGCACCATCCCGGAGCTTTCCTACATCGAAGCGGCCGAGATGGCCTATTTCGGCGCAAAGGTCCTCCACCCGCGCACCCTCCTCCCTTGCATCGACCGTCGCATCCCGGTGCGGATCCTGAACACCTTCCATCCCCAACACCCCGGCACCTGGATCGTCCCGGAGCCCCGGGGCAACGGCCAGGTGAAGGCGGTCACCCTGATCAAGAACATGAGCCTGATCACGGTGGAAGGGCGGGGGATGCTGGGCGTGCCGGGGGTGGCCGCCCGGGCCTTCGCGGCCGTGGCCGAGCTGGGGGTGAGCATCCTGATGATCTCCCAGTCCTCCTCGGAGCAGAACATCTGCTTCGTGATCCCTTCCCCGGCCGCCGCCCGGGTGGTGAGGGCGCTGCGGTCGGCCTTCGAGCGGGAGATGGCCCGGCGGGACATCGAGGATATCTGGGCGATGGATCGGGTGGCCATCATCGCCGTGGTGGGCGCCGGCCTGCGGGCGACGCCGGGGATCGCCGCGCGGGTCTTCAGCGCCCTGGGCGCCGGGCGCATCAACGTTCTCTCCATCGCCCAGGGCTCCTCCGAATACAACCTCTCTCTGGTGGTCGCGGAGAGCGACGCGGAGGAGGCCGTCCGCCGCATCCACGCCGCGTTCTATACGTAA
- a CDS encoding glycosyltransferase family 39 protein, with the protein MRDAPRLTWTERGALALLLGVFLILGIYYALDNPLCKPDEAYHYAYAFHLRSGHGLPVIRVIPGRTQFTPVEMEAHQPPLYYAGVAGIAALLNMQERIIPSVNPYLLGTLEGNRCLTTPLYSTFPESPIFFTGRLVSLVCGAMALLFAYLLCRAFLPWPVALLSAAFMGFNPQYLFIATSFSNDMPVTALVHLGLWRLGRAIQIGLDRRQAFVLGGIVAGATLTKLTGLGLLIPLGGIAFWQAWRTRRGQPLLDAGLAALVVAVGGSWWFWRNWRLYGNPFATHLLTILLGRRSSPWTLEDLRDFLVYVWRSYWLAFSPGDLLFAEPPVYGGIGLICLLALFGLLKALHRNRSIRLLFALVWGWFLLVFASFLILTRSTPIFIGGGRLLFPAAIALGATLAVGLTELFRRFPFVPAGFAVLLAVYAASAPIRYIHPAYPRPHLVRTLEHPPTHPSGISFGDGYFELIGYDLQLTQIAGRPALAITYYWRTLRETSRSFSVFIHLQTRRDGHLVLLTQVDTYPGYGAHPTSAWRRDWIFIDRLALPLPPPESVFSGTVVTGLYDLPTMERLPAYDRDGRRFPADAVPLADLWVDAAGALHLSAPADAGGQR; encoded by the coding sequence ATGCGTGACGCGCCGCGCCTCACATGGACGGAAAGGGGAGCGCTGGCCTTGCTTTTAGGCGTTTTCCTGATCCTGGGGATCTACTATGCCCTGGACAACCCATTATGCAAGCCGGATGAAGCCTATCATTATGCTTATGCGTTTCATCTCCGTTCCGGCCACGGGCTCCCTGTGATTCGGGTGATCCCTGGGCGGACCCAGTTCACCCCGGTGGAGATGGAGGCTCATCAGCCGCCTCTCTACTATGCCGGGGTCGCAGGGATCGCCGCACTCTTGAACATGCAGGAGCGCATTATCCCATCCGTAAATCCCTACCTATTAGGCACTCTGGAAGGCAATCGTTGCTTGACGACTCCGCTCTATTCCACCTTTCCCGAGAGCCCCATCTTTTTCACCGGGCGATTGGTATCCTTGGTTTGCGGGGCCATGGCGTTGCTTTTCGCTTATCTGCTGTGTCGGGCGTTCTTGCCATGGCCTGTGGCCCTCTTAAGCGCTGCCTTCATGGGATTCAACCCTCAGTATCTCTTCATCGCCACCTCGTTCAGCAATGACATGCCAGTGACCGCCCTGGTCCACCTGGGTCTATGGCGGCTTGGCCGGGCGATTCAAATCGGCCTTGATCGGAGGCAGGCCTTCGTCCTGGGTGGGATCGTCGCCGGGGCAACCCTCACGAAGCTGACCGGCTTGGGACTGCTGATCCCCCTGGGAGGGATCGCCTTTTGGCAGGCATGGCGAACCCGCCGTGGGCAACCCTTGCTGGATGCAGGTCTGGCTGCCTTGGTCGTGGCCGTCGGGGGATCCTGGTGGTTCTGGAGGAACTGGCGCCTTTACGGGAACCCTTTCGCCACCCATCTCCTGACGATATTGCTCGGACGGCGTTCGTCTCCATGGACGCTGGAAGATCTTCGGGACTTCCTTGTATATGTGTGGAGATCCTACTGGCTTGCCTTCAGCCCCGGGGATCTCCTGTTCGCAGAGCCCCCGGTGTATGGAGGGATCGGCCTGATTTGCCTCTTAGCCCTCTTCGGCTTGCTCAAGGCCCTCCATCGGAACCGATCCATCCGCCTTCTGTTTGCGCTGGTGTGGGGATGGTTTTTGCTGGTTTTTGCTTCCTTTCTGATTCTGACCCGAAGCACGCCGATTTTCATCGGCGGGGGACGATTGCTCTTCCCTGCGGCCATCGCCCTCGGGGCCACGCTGGCCGTCGGCCTCACGGAGCTGTTCCGTCGCTTCCCTTTTGTGCCGGCTGGTTTCGCCGTCCTTCTGGCCGTTTACGCCGCGTCAGCCCCGATCCGTTACATCCATCCGGCCTATCCCAGGCCTCACCTGGTCCGGACGCTGGAGCATCCTCCGACACATCCGTCAGGGATCTCCTTTGGAGATGGATATTTCGAGCTGATCGGCTATGACTTACAGCTCACTCAGATCGCTGGCCGCCCGGCCCTCGCTATTACTTATTACTGGCGCACCCTTCGGGAAACCTCCCGCAGCTTCAGCGTCTTCATCCACCTTCAGACCCGGCGTGATGGACATCTTGTCCTGCTAACCCAGGTGGACACATATCCCGGATATGGGGCCCATCCGACATCCGCGTGGCGCCGGGACTGGATCTTCATCGATCGCTTGGCCCTCCCGCTTCCCCCACCCGAGAGCGTTTTCTCGGGAACGGTGGTGACCGGATTGTACGATCTGCCGACGATGGAGCGGCTTCCCGCTTATGATCGGGACGGGCGCAGGTTCCCCGCCGACGCAGTCCCCCTGGCCGACCTGTGGGTGGACGCCGCCGGCGCTCTGCATCTCTCAGCGCCAGCGGATGCGGGGGGCCAAAGGTAG
- a CDS encoding LLM class F420-dependent oxidoreductase has protein sequence MHLGVCLPNYGRASSPEALRQVARAAEDLGFDSIWTTDHVLVPEAYDEPYGRIFETWTTLAYIAGQTRRVRLGTSILLLGLRNPVLVAKQAATLDQLSGGRLILGIGAGWLAREFENLGVSFRRRIRFLEEGIPLMRTLWASPRPRFHGRFFRIEDAVFEPLPVQPGGPPIWIGGNTEAAVRRAARLGDAWHPVGLDPETLRERIARLREWAGGRSIPVICRMYVALDSTLPPIYTSPTGERRMRLTGSSEQVLEGLQALRAAGAEGVILTFEAPALEAQIEQMRRIAALRPHLG, from the coding sequence ATGCACCTTGGGGTTTGCTTGCCGAACTACGGGCGGGCCTCCTCGCCGGAGGCCCTCCGCCAGGTCGCGCGGGCCGCCGAGGACCTGGGCTTCGATTCGATCTGGACCACGGACCACGTCCTGGTCCCGGAGGCCTATGATGAGCCCTACGGCCGTATCTTCGAGACCTGGACGACCCTGGCCTACATCGCCGGGCAGACCCGACGCGTCCGGCTGGGGACCTCCATTCTGCTGCTGGGGCTGCGCAACCCGGTGCTGGTGGCCAAGCAGGCGGCCACGCTGGATCAGCTCTCCGGCGGCCGGTTGATCCTGGGCATCGGGGCAGGCTGGCTGGCCCGGGAGTTCGAGAACCTGGGCGTCTCCTTCCGGCGCCGCATCCGCTTCCTGGAGGAGGGCATCCCACTGATGCGAACCCTGTGGGCCAGCCCGCGCCCGCGCTTCCACGGCCGTTTCTTCCGCATCGAAGACGCCGTCTTCGAGCCGCTGCCGGTCCAGCCCGGCGGGCCGCCCATCTGGATCGGCGGCAACACCGAGGCTGCGGTGCGGCGGGCCGCCCGGCTGGGGGACGCATGGCACCCCGTGGGCCTGGACCCGGAGACCCTGCGGGAGCGGATCGCCCGGCTGCGGGAGTGGGCCGGTGGGCGCTCCATTCCCGTGATCTGCCGCATGTATGTGGCGCTGGATTCCACTCTTCCACCGATTTACACCTCACCTACCGGCGAGCGGCGGATGCGGCTGACCGGATCCTCCGAACAGGTGCTGGAGGGGTTGCAGGCCCTCCGGGCGGCCGGAGCAGAAGGGGTGATCCTCACCTTCGAGGCTCCTGCGCTGGAAGCCCAGATCGAACAAATGCGACGCATCGCGGCCCTCCGCCCGCACCTGGGCTGA
- a CDS encoding GNAT family N-acetyltransferase — protein MWGTELGGGLRLRLLERHHAETLFALTDRNRDHLRPWLPWVDGVRSVADSLAFIEDALGRFARGTGYELGIWEGEELVGVVGVRGIHSPTDFTADTSIGYWLDAGHQGRGIMTRAVTAVLDDLFLTRRLHRVEIRVAPENHRSRAIPERLGFRMEGRLREVARYGEGWGDLLIYAILDREWQTARERVREQFFRGEKVGPDASPGSPL, from the coding sequence ATGTGGGGAACCGAACTGGGGGGAGGGCTCCGGCTGCGCCTGCTGGAGCGCCACCACGCGGAAACCCTGTTCGCCCTGACCGATCGCAACCGGGACCATCTGCGCCCCTGGCTGCCCTGGGTGGACGGGGTGCGGTCAGTCGCGGATAGCCTGGCCTTCATCGAGGACGCTCTGGGACGGTTCGCCCGGGGAACCGGATATGAGCTGGGGATCTGGGAGGGGGAGGAGCTGGTTGGCGTGGTGGGCGTGCGTGGCATCCATTCCCCCACCGATTTCACGGCGGACACCTCCATCGGCTACTGGCTGGACGCCGGCCATCAGGGCCGGGGGATCATGACCCGGGCGGTGACGGCGGTGCTGGACGATCTGTTCCTCACCCGCCGTCTGCACCGTGTGGAGATCCGAGTGGCCCCAGAGAACCATCGCAGCCGCGCGATTCCAGAACGCCTGGGCTTCCGGATGGAGGGGCGGCTTCGTGAAGTCGCCCGCTATGGGGAAGGATGGGGAGATCTCCTCATCTACGCGATCCTGGATCGGGAATGGCAGACGGCCCGCGAAAGGGTGAGGGAACAGTTCTTCCGAGGGGAGAAGGTGGGGCCAGACGCCTCCCCCGGATCCCCCTTATGA
- a CDS encoding DUF5656 family protein — METRAPSWLPIPITVSLVILGWVIARMTPPEGPEIAVRILGSPLGLRWTPALGIGLFSAALAAAGTESFLRSHPRFQEESWGRQLSRLITPAGVALGGMLFTLGFPVSPIWWIGLGLGGMALAVAMLGERYRLETRGIPALATPLLVQALGYLIALAAIVGVFQSGWRTLSHMILGGLIAAGLAATRLVEAEVPERRRWLYVALIGWSMAAVAAAFRYWTLSPVTLGLWWLIMLYELVEMSLWHLQGRALSPRVAVEFGSLGFLVALLARWLAG, encoded by the coding sequence ATGGAAACGCGAGCGCCATCGTGGCTCCCGATCCCGATCACGGTGAGCCTGGTGATCCTGGGATGGGTGATCGCCCGGATGACCCCTCCCGAGGGGCCGGAGATCGCGGTGCGGATCCTGGGCTCTCCGCTGGGGTTGCGGTGGACCCCGGCCCTGGGGATCGGGCTGTTCAGCGCTGCCCTGGCAGCGGCCGGGACGGAGTCCTTCCTGAGGTCCCATCCCCGCTTTCAGGAGGAGAGCTGGGGGCGCCAGCTCAGCCGCTTGATCACGCCGGCGGGGGTGGCGCTGGGCGGGATGCTCTTCACCCTGGGGTTCCCGGTCAGCCCGATCTGGTGGATCGGGCTGGGGCTCGGGGGAATGGCCCTCGCGGTCGCCATGCTCGGGGAGCGTTACCGGCTGGAGACCCGCGGGATCCCCGCCCTGGCGACCCCGCTTCTGGTTCAGGCCCTGGGCTACCTGATCGCCCTGGCGGCCATCGTGGGGGTCTTCCAGAGCGGATGGCGAACCCTCTCCCATATGATCCTCGGGGGGCTCATCGCGGCCGGCCTCGCCGCCACCCGCCTGGTGGAGGCCGAAGTCCCGGAGCGCCGGCGGTGGCTCTATGTCGCCCTGATCGGGTGGAGCATGGCGGCGGTGGCCGCGGCCTTTCGTTACTGGACTCTCTCCCCGGTCACCCTGGGGCTCTGGTGGCTGATCATGCTCTACGAGCTGGTCGAGATGAGCCTCTGGCATCTGCAGGGGCGTGCCCTCTCGCCGCGGGTGGCCGTGGAGTTCGGCAGCCTGGGCTTTCTGGTGGCCCTGCTGGCCCGCTGGCTGGCCGGATGA
- the rsmB gene encoding 16S rRNA (cytosine(967)-C(5))-methyltransferase RsmB — protein MPSKTPIRSPARYHALRALHRIETRAAYADYVLQALRREVALSPRDQDLLTTLVDGVTIWRKTLDWVLARYVRGGLERLDPWTRNALRMGLYQLMFLDRIPRWAAVHETVEVTRALAGEGAAALVNAVLRRISARLEQGRPPAPFPSLAEDPVAHLAVRYSYPEWLVRRWIARYGVEGARALCRFHNTPRPLSLRVNRLRATREEILADLEARGLRARPGAYHPYIVLVEGGLDLTTWPPYQEGKVIAQDESAAMVPYLMDLRPGLRVLDLCAAPGGKTTAIAEGMGDHGWLIAADAHFGRLRRLREHALRMGFTIIRVVQADGRRPFLPEWADRILIDAPCLGTGVLARRSDARWHKQESDLIGLVAVQRALLESAARMLRPGGRIVYSTCSLEPEENEEQIRAFLRDHPEFRLLSAQGKVPSPFVDAEGFYRVLPHVHHMDGAFGAILEKLPAPPAGFG, from the coding sequence GTGCCCTCGAAAACGCCCATCCGATCGCCGGCTCGGTATCACGCCCTGCGGGCCCTCCATCGCATCGAGACGCGGGCCGCCTACGCCGATTACGTGCTCCAGGCGCTCCGCCGGGAGGTGGCGCTCTCCCCCCGGGATCAGGATCTCCTCACCACCCTGGTGGACGGCGTGACGATCTGGCGGAAGACCCTGGACTGGGTGCTGGCCCGCTATGTGCGAGGCGGCCTGGAGCGGCTGGACCCCTGGACGCGGAACGCCCTGCGGATGGGCCTGTATCAGCTGATGTTCCTGGATCGCATCCCGCGCTGGGCGGCGGTCCACGAGACGGTGGAGGTGACCCGGGCCCTGGCCGGGGAGGGGGCCGCCGCCCTGGTGAACGCCGTGCTGCGTCGCATCTCCGCGCGGCTGGAGCAGGGACGGCCTCCCGCTCCCTTCCCTTCCCTAGCGGAGGATCCGGTGGCTCACCTGGCGGTGCGCTACTCGTATCCGGAATGGCTGGTGCGCCGGTGGATCGCCCGCTACGGGGTGGAGGGCGCGCGCGCCCTCTGTCGCTTCCACAACACCCCGCGGCCGTTGAGCCTGCGGGTCAACCGCCTGCGGGCCACCCGCGAGGAGATCCTCGCCGACCTGGAGGCGCGGGGCCTGCGGGCCCGGCCGGGAGCCTATCACCCCTACATCGTTCTGGTGGAAGGCGGGCTCGATCTCACAACGTGGCCCCCTTATCAGGAGGGCAAGGTCATCGCCCAGGATGAGTCGGCGGCCATGGTGCCCTACCTGATGGACCTGCGACCCGGCCTGCGGGTCCTGGACCTCTGCGCGGCCCCTGGGGGGAAGACCACGGCCATCGCGGAAGGCATGGGGGATCACGGTTGGCTGATCGCGGCGGACGCCCACTTCGGCCGTCTGCGGCGGCTGCGGGAGCACGCCCTCCGGATGGGGTTCACCATCATCCGGGTGGTCCAGGCGGACGGACGGAGGCCCTTCCTCCCGGAATGGGCGGACCGCATCCTGATCGACGCCCCATGTCTGGGGACCGGCGTGCTGGCCCGGCGCAGCGACGCGCGATGGCACAAACAGGAGTCGGACCTCATCGGACTGGTGGCGGTGCAGCGAGCCCTGCTGGAGTCGGCCGCCCGGATGCTCCGCCCCGGCGGGCGCATCGTCTACAGCACCTGCTCCCTGGAGCCGGAGGAGAACGAAGAACAAATCCGCGCCTTCCTGCGGGATCATCCGGAGTTCCGCCTCCTCTCCGCCCAGGGGAAGGTCCCCAGCCCCTTCGTGGACGCCGAGGGCTTCTACCGGGTCCTCCCCCATGTCCACCACATGGACGGGGCTTTCGGGGCCATCCTCGAGAAACTCCCCGCCCCACCGGCCGGATTCGGATGA
- the mvk gene encoding mevalonate kinase gives MAETRLPVEASACGKVILLGEHAVVYGRPALAAPVCGLRARARAEPLPPGAGCWIEAPDTGERLRLSEAPDHPLARTVRLALEHLGLPEPDLRLVLRSELPVAGGLGSSAAASAALVRALFRWADRTPEPEIVSALVYEIEKLHHGTPSGIDNTVIAYERPIRFVRGRPPVLLRIARPFTLVIADSGVPSPTRETVAAVRAGWEREPARYEALFDAIADLVQEAEACLQAGAIEALGPLLDANHRILQELGVSSPLLDHLVEAARMAGALGAKLTGGGRGGNVIALVRPEDVEVVTRALRAAGARGAFATEVRAD, from the coding sequence ATGGCAGAGACCCGCCTTCCGGTGGAAGCTTCCGCCTGCGGCAAGGTGATCCTGCTGGGGGAGCATGCGGTGGTCTACGGCCGGCCCGCCCTCGCCGCCCCGGTGTGCGGGTTGCGGGCCCGGGCGCGGGCGGAGCCCCTTCCACCTGGGGCCGGCTGCTGGATCGAAGCGCCGGACACCGGGGAAAGGCTCCGGCTCTCCGAGGCGCCGGATCACCCCCTGGCCCGGACGGTTCGTCTGGCTCTGGAGCATCTCGGGCTCCCGGAGCCAGACCTCCGGCTTGTCCTGCGCTCCGAGCTCCCCGTCGCCGGGGGGCTCGGCAGCAGCGCGGCGGCCTCCGCCGCGCTGGTGCGGGCCCTTTTCCGCTGGGCCGACCGGACACCGGAGCCGGAGATCGTGTCCGCCCTGGTCTACGAGATCGAGAAACTGCACCACGGCACCCCCAGCGGGATCGACAACACGGTCATCGCCTACGAGCGCCCCATCCGCTTCGTTCGGGGCCGGCCTCCCGTGCTTCTGCGGATCGCCCGCCCGTTCACCCTGGTGATCGCCGATTCCGGGGTCCCCAGCCCCACCCGGGAGACCGTGGCCGCGGTCCGCGCGGGCTGGGAGCGGGAACCGGCCCGCTACGAGGCCCTGTTCGACGCCATCGCGGATTTGGTTCAGGAGGCGGAGGCATGCCTGCAGGCCGGGGCCATCGAAGCCCTGGGGCCCCTCCTGGACGCCAACCATCGGATCCTGCAGGAGCTGGGCGTCTCCTCGCCCCTTCTGGATCATCTGGTCGAAGCCGCCCGGATGGCGGGGGCGCTGGGGGCCAAGCTCACCGGCGGGGGACGAGGTGGGAACGTGATCGCCCTGGTGCGTCCGGAAGATGTGGAGGTTGTCACCCGCGCCCTCCGTGCCGCCGGCGCGCGAGGGGCCTTCGCGACCGAAGTGCGGGCGGATTAA